The Thermoclostridium stercorarium subsp. stercorarium DSM 8532 genome contains a region encoding:
- a CDS encoding carbohydrate ABC transporter permease — MHLESSSLIEAVQAERTGSRFLNIMTSFELERMMLEMGVDETIVVYLTGAVNRIYEIISQSGVQILIFLAGIQSIPSAMYEVAIIEGATGYEAFWKITFPLVSPLILVNVVYTVIDHFSSNAMIDLIRETALRNFNFGLSSAMAWVYFLAIGIILIVCSRLISGRVFYQE, encoded by the coding sequence TTGCACCTGGAAAGCTCAAGCCTGATTGAAGCGGTTCAGGCCGAAAGGACGGGTTCGAGGTTTCTAAACATAATGACCAGTTTCGAACTGGAGCGGATGATGCTTGAAATGGGAGTTGATGAGACGATTGTTGTTTATTTGACGGGAGCGGTGAATCGGATATATGAAATAATAAGCCAATCGGGAGTGCAAATTCTAATTTTCCTTGCGGGTATCCAGTCAATACCGTCGGCTATGTATGAGGTTGCAATAATAGAAGGGGCCACGGGGTATGAAGCGTTCTGGAAAATCACTTTTCCTTTGGTTAGTCCGCTTATTCTTGTCAATGTGGTTTATACGGTTATCGATCATTTTTCAAGCAATGCGATGATCGATTTAATCCGTGAAACCGCGTTAAGAAATTTTAACTTCGGTTTAAGCTCTGCCATGGCGTGGGTTTATTTTTTGGCGATTGGCATTATTTTGATTGTTTGCTCACGTTTGATTTCCGGGAGAGTCTTTTATCAGGAATAG
- a CDS encoding DUF5696 domain-containing protein yields MMRISKRLLLCMLCFLIIVTGCSAAATETEIIQDIQLDGETFTAVFTNPLLQDMKGIAESDYLQLYVNDQTAEVAVLDKRNGYIWRSNPAGRDTDPVAGGEKRDLLSAQVNLEFSNEFGQFSYANSYTDSVAYGQSAYTLIPGGVKVTYKFGTAEKTIEDLPKMISKARFEEKILGKIDDNTLRRALRVAYIEDRENGVYVRNDGLAGLQLKRTLEAFEKAGYTEEDLAYDLAEHDLAQAKPAPRLFYVSLEYRLEEDSLVVRVPVDEIRYLREYPVHEISVLNFFGAGDRMRKVRFLCRTAQGP; encoded by the coding sequence ATGATGAGGATATCAAAACGGTTGTTGCTTTGCATGCTGTGTTTTCTGATTATTGTTACAGGTTGTTCCGCTGCTGCAACGGAGACTGAAATCATCCAGGATATACAACTTGACGGAGAAACGTTCACAGCTGTCTTTACGAATCCTCTCCTTCAAGACATGAAAGGAATAGCGGAGAGTGACTATCTGCAGTTGTATGTAAATGATCAAACCGCAGAGGTTGCTGTGCTTGATAAAAGAAACGGATACATCTGGCGCAGCAACCCGGCAGGCAGGGATACAGATCCTGTAGCCGGAGGGGAAAAAAGGGACCTGTTGTCGGCGCAGGTGAATTTGGAATTCAGCAATGAATTCGGACAGTTCAGTTACGCTAATTCATACACAGACAGCGTAGCGTACGGGCAGTCGGCCTATACACTTATACCAGGCGGAGTTAAGGTAACTTATAAATTCGGCACGGCTGAAAAGACTATAGAGGATTTGCCCAAAATGATAAGCAAGGCAAGGTTTGAAGAAAAGATTCTGGGTAAAATTGATGACAACACTTTGCGCCGGGCATTGAGAGTTGCATATATAGAAGACAGGGAAAACGGTGTGTATGTGAGAAACGACGGCCTGGCGGGCCTGCAGCTTAAACGTACACTCGAGGCCTTTGAAAAAGCAGGCTATACTGAAGAGGACCTGGCCTATGATCTGGCGGAACATGATTTGGCTCAGGCTAAGCCAGCCCCCCGGTTGTTTTATGTTTCTCTGGAATACAGACTGGAAGAAGACAGCCTTGTTGTCAGGGTTCCGGTGGATGAAATCAGGTATCTCAGGGAATATCCCGTTCATGAAATAAGCGTTCTGAATTTCTTCGGGGCGGGTGACCGGATGAGGAAGGTGCGCTTTTTGTGCCGGACGGCTCAGGGGCCTTGA
- a CDS encoding endo-1,4-beta-xylanase, with the protein MNKFLNKKWSLILTMGGIFLMATLSLIFATGKKAFNDQTSAEDIPSLAEAFRDYFPIGAAIEPGYTTGQIAELYKKHVNMLVAENAMKPASLQPTEGNFQWADADRIVQFAKENGMELRFHTLVWHNQTPDWFFLDKEGKPMVEETDPQKREENRKLLLQRLENYIRAVVLRYKDDIKSWDVVNEVIEPNDPGGMRNSPWYQITGTEYIEVAFRAAREAGGSDIKLYINDYNTDDPVKRDILYELVKNLLEKGVPIDGVGHQTHIDIYNPPVERIIESIKKFAGLGLDNIITELDMSIYSWNDRSDYGDSIPDYILTLQAKRYQELFDALKENKDIVSAVVFWGISDKYSWLNGFPVKRTNAPLLFDRNFMPKPAFWAIVDPSRLRE; encoded by the coding sequence ATGAATAAATTCTTAAACAAAAAATGGAGCTTAATTTTAACCATGGGAGGTATTTTTCTGATGGCGACTTTATCATTGATTTTTGCAACGGGGAAAAAGGCCTTTAACGATCAAACTTCTGCTGAAGACATCCCATCGCTTGCTGAGGCTTTCAGAGACTATTTTCCGATTGGAGCGGCCATTGAGCCTGGGTATACCACAGGCCAAATAGCCGAACTGTATAAGAAACACGTGAACATGCTCGTGGCGGAAAATGCAATGAAACCGGCGTCACTTCAGCCGACGGAAGGTAATTTTCAGTGGGCAGACGCTGACAGAATTGTGCAGTTTGCGAAAGAAAACGGTATGGAACTGCGCTTCCACACTCTTGTGTGGCATAATCAGACGCCCGACTGGTTTTTCTTGGATAAAGAAGGAAAACCAATGGTGGAGGAGACTGATCCACAGAAGCGTGAAGAAAACAGGAAACTTCTGCTGCAACGGCTTGAGAATTATATTCGTGCTGTGGTTTTACGCTACAAAGACGACATAAAGTCATGGGATGTGGTGAATGAGGTAATTGAACCCAATGATCCCGGCGGTATGAGAAACAGTCCTTGGTATCAGATTACCGGTACCGAGTACATCGAAGTGGCATTCCGTGCGGCAAGGGAAGCGGGAGGATCCGATATTAAGCTTTATATCAACGATTACAATACAGATGACCCTGTCAAGAGAGATATACTGTATGAATTAGTGAAAAATTTGCTGGAGAAGGGTGTGCCGATTGACGGGGTGGGACATCAGACACATATTGATATTTACAATCCGCCTGTCGAGCGAATAATAGAGTCTATAAAAAAATTTGCCGGACTGGGACTGGACAACATAATTACCGAACTGGACATGAGCATATATTCATGGAATGACCGCAGCGATTACGGCGATAGTATACCCGATTATATCCTGACTTTACAGGCCAAACGTTATCAGGAACTGTTTGATGCGTTAAAGGAAAATAAGGACATTGTAAGCGCAGTGGTGTTTTGGGGCATTTCGGACAAATATTCCTGGTTGAACGGGTTTCCTGTAAAACGTACCAATGCCCCGCTGCTGTTCGACAGAAATTTCATGCCGAAACCAGCTTTCTGGGCGATAGTTGATCCTTCACGGTTGCGGGAATAA
- a CDS encoding DUF5696 domain-containing protein, which produces MPDGSGALIYFNNGKSNYPPYRQEIYGTDLAVEHTDVLAWSEKARMPVFGIIKKNGAVLGIIEKGAAVAIVNADVSGRENSYNYVYPSFYVIHKDDVVLQGEGQKRSFPRYQESPVKTDFVVRYVFLSGDDATYDGMAGYYRQYLMENDMLRKNITEKPDDNIPFYLQLVGSIPTRKHFAGVPYKALEPLTAFEQTEIILSELEEAGVSNIKLKYSGWFNGGEHHKVPKSVSVDRVIGGKKGLTDFLNYIKGKDISLYPDVALLRVYNTSNFNETREAARRLTALPAAVYPVDLALNRHDRNRDPSYVLSPRYVNDYVEKMLSGMEKLGFDGISLRDLADELNSDFRRNNQIDRTVSERISVQALDEIYRNGYNIMARGGNAYAWRYVTDITDLALGNSRYKIEDEAIPFYQMVIRGFIEYTGTPYNLSTYTNYRHYVLKCLEYGSNVYFVWSYEPSNKVKDTDFDYLYSVYYKEWLDLAKQVYQQVNAVLKPVKGRKIISHRKLMDGVFETVYENGVHVIVNYNREAVVVDGVLIEAEDFYVGGGAG; this is translated from the coding sequence GTGCCGGACGGCTCAGGGGCCTTGATATATTTTAACAACGGAAAATCAAATTATCCTCCTTATAGGCAGGAGATTTACGGTACGGATCTGGCGGTGGAACATACGGATGTTTTGGCATGGTCTGAAAAAGCGAGGATGCCGGTTTTTGGAATAATAAAGAAAAACGGCGCAGTGCTTGGAATCATTGAGAAAGGTGCTGCGGTTGCCATAGTCAATGCCGATGTGAGTGGAAGGGAAAACAGTTACAATTATGTTTATCCGAGCTTTTATGTAATACACAAAGACGATGTTGTGCTGCAGGGCGAGGGACAAAAACGTTCATTTCCCCGTTATCAGGAAAGCCCAGTGAAGACTGACTTTGTTGTGAGGTATGTGTTTTTAAGCGGCGATGATGCGACATATGACGGAATGGCAGGATATTACAGGCAATACCTTATGGAGAATGACATGCTGAGAAAGAACATAACAGAAAAACCGGATGATAACATTCCTTTTTATCTTCAGCTTGTTGGAAGCATACCTACCCGCAAACATTTTGCGGGAGTGCCTTACAAGGCGCTGGAACCCTTAACCGCTTTTGAACAGACGGAAATAATTTTATCCGAGCTGGAAGAAGCGGGTGTGAGCAACATAAAGTTAAAATACAGCGGCTGGTTTAACGGAGGCGAACACCATAAGGTCCCCAAGTCGGTATCGGTGGATCGGGTCATAGGCGGAAAAAAAGGACTGACAGATTTCCTGAATTATATAAAAGGGAAAGATATTTCATTGTATCCGGATGTTGCTTTGTTGAGAGTTTATAATACGTCGAATTTCAATGAAACAAGAGAAGCCGCAAGAAGGCTGACGGCGCTGCCCGCAGCTGTTTACCCGGTTGATTTGGCGTTAAACCGCCATGACAGGAACCGGGATCCTTCATATGTATTGTCTCCCCGTTATGTTAATGATTATGTCGAAAAGATGTTATCCGGTATGGAAAAGCTGGGCTTTGACGGTATATCCTTACGGGACCTTGCTGATGAGCTGAACAGCGATTTCCGCAGGAATAATCAGATTGACAGGACGGTATCGGAGAGAATTTCCGTTCAGGCTTTGGATGAAATTTACCGGAACGGCTATAACATTATGGCCAGAGGAGGCAATGCATATGCCTGGCGCTACGTTACCGACATTACTGATTTAGCTTTGGGAAACAGCAGGTATAAGATAGAAGATGAGGCAATTCCCTTTTATCAGATGGTTATCCGCGGGTTTATTGAATACACAGGGACGCCTTATAATTTATCAACTTACACGAATTACCGGCATTATGTGCTGAAGTGCCTTGAATACGGTTCAAATGTGTATTTTGTATGGAGTTATGAGCCAAGCAATAAAGTTAAAGATACCGATTTTGATTACCTTTATTCCGTTTATTACAAAGAGTGGCTGGACTTGGCCAAACAGGTTTATCAGCAGGTAAATGCGGTACTGAAACCGGTTAAAGGCCGGAAGATAATATCCCACCGGAAATTGATGGACGGTGTTTTTGAAACGGTATACGAAAACGGCGTGCATGTGATAGTCAATTACAATCGTGAGGCAGTGGTCGTTGACGGTGTATTGATTGAAGCGGAGGACTTTTATGTGGGTGGTGGTGCCGGGTGA
- a CDS encoding rhomboid family intramembrane serine protease — protein MLKRIHYNSPVILTYAFLSLTALVIGYITDMDSTRLLFSVYRSNPADIFFYLRLFGHVLGHVNWEHYVNNFLIILLVGPMLEMKYGSKNMLRMILITAFTTGILNIIFFDTALLGASGVAFMLIILSSFVNIKKGSIPLTLILTASLYLGREIMAGLTANDDISQFAHIAGGICGGVFGFTLRSDKN, from the coding sequence TTGTTAAAGCGGATACATTATAATTCTCCCGTTATTCTCACGTATGCATTTTTGTCTCTGACTGCGCTGGTAATCGGCTACATAACCGATATGGATTCCACAAGGCTTCTTTTTTCGGTTTACAGAAGCAATCCGGCCGACATATTTTTTTACCTGCGGCTTTTCGGCCATGTTCTCGGACATGTAAACTGGGAACATTATGTCAATAATTTTCTCATAATCCTTCTTGTCGGACCAATGCTGGAAATGAAATACGGCTCAAAAAACATGTTGCGTATGATTTTAATTACCGCTTTTACAACAGGCATATTAAACATTATTTTTTTCGATACCGCACTTTTGGGAGCGAGCGGCGTTGCTTTTATGCTTATAATTCTGAGTTCGTTTGTAAACATTAAAAAAGGCAGTATTCCGCTTACCCTTATCCTTACCGCTTCCCTTTATCTCGGAAGGGAAATTATGGCAGGTCTTACGGCGAACGATGACATATCCCAGTTTGCTCACATTGCGGGCGGCATCTGCGGAGGTGTTTTTGGATTCACACTGAGATCGGACAAAAATTAG
- a CDS encoding family 43 glycosylhydrolase: MNTFSRRNLLVAISVAVIAILVILSGILANKYRETSGNVKEKEAVVTEKDFGMAKNPIIWADFPDPDVIRIDGEYYMVSTTMHMMPGTPVLRSTDLVNWEIISYTYERLEENDAHNLRNGLNIYGKGAWAPCIRYHNGKFYVLFAALDTGKTYLFSADNPKGPWERTEFREYFHDPSLLFDDDGKAYIIYGRTNIMIKELTSDYKAVSPSGLNKVIIASGQEGMEGSHAYKINGKYYITTIWWENGNIRRQYVYRADQIDGPYEGRLVLSDTMGYKEHGVAQGGLVDTPDGKWYAMLFQDHDAVGRVPVLVPVRWEDGWPVYGDEEGKVPIQFNKPGDSSFVSQLIVSDEFYQEDAVDVNTGSLGAYDYSDAKGSEFVANSGFNDLMNVDDVSAEVNALNRAERDEALPNGSVLGLTWQWNHNPENTKWSLTDRKGYLRLWTCNEAENILQARNVLTQRTQGPYCSGWILMDVTHMLDGDYAGLAAFQQEYGFIGVTRQDNDFYIVMVDKGVEKARTKLMQRQVYLKVDFDFTVDEAAFFYSYNGRDWNMFGGKLAMRYTIPHFMGYRFAIFNYATKQTGGYVDVDFFRFADRLTGTGTSADLKAYLTESEIELSGDPETVCEFGILINEVPGNESIYGIHASLVIPEELAVIGVDVHEKNLNATKVELEPKDGRYDMMIYNTGGQPISFINYGLDKELVSIKFRLSKKIPESFSKEILVKSVEFLRVNNQKTSYDVDSAILKVTFSAPSNAVGKVPPNGNPLISHKFGADPCVLVYKDRVYVYMTNDILEYDEKGEVKDNTYGRINKISVISSDDLMNWTDHGEIHVAGPQGAAKWASQSWAPAIAHKVVNGKDKFFLYFSNNASGIGVLTGDSPVGPWEDPLGRPLISRSTPGVKGVVWLFDPAVLTDDDGKAYIYFGGGVPDGRESMPDTARVMQLGDDMISVVGEAVTIPVPFMFEASGINKYKGVYYFTYCANFYSGPRPEGSPQAGVIAYMTSSGPMGPWKYGGTVLKNPGHFFGVGGNNHHSLFEFKGKWYIVYHAQTLAKAMGIPKGYRSPHLNQVFFNDDGTIQEVIANNKGVPQVKYLDPYTRVEAETFAWNAGVSTKTISEGNPAQRALTDIDNGDWIGLSKVDFGNKGASTFTAMVSNVSADSIIEIHLDSVDGKLVGTLAIPAGGGKPEWKEYTTEVSGVHGVHNLYLVFKGKSEKKLFDFDYWYFSE, from the coding sequence ATGAATACATTTTCCCGAAGAAATCTTTTGGTTGCAATAAGCGTGGCTGTTATTGCAATTCTTGTGATATTATCCGGCATTTTGGCGAATAAATACCGGGAAACATCCGGAAACGTTAAGGAGAAGGAAGCTGTGGTAACGGAGAAGGATTTCGGTATGGCGAAAAACCCCATAATATGGGCGGATTTCCCTGATCCTGATGTGATCCGCATTGATGGCGAATATTATATGGTCAGCACTACAATGCATATGATGCCAGGAACACCGGTTTTAAGGTCCACAGACCTGGTCAACTGGGAAATCATCAGCTATACATATGAGCGCCTTGAAGAAAATGACGCCCACAACCTGCGAAACGGTTTGAATATTTACGGGAAAGGTGCCTGGGCTCCGTGTATAAGATACCATAACGGTAAGTTTTACGTGCTGTTTGCCGCGCTGGATACAGGCAAAACATATCTTTTCAGTGCGGATAATCCCAAAGGCCCGTGGGAAAGGACGGAATTCAGGGAGTATTTTCATGACCCTTCGCTGCTGTTCGATGATGACGGGAAGGCGTATATAATTTACGGACGAACCAACATCATGATTAAGGAGCTTACCTCTGATTACAAGGCTGTCAGTCCTTCAGGACTGAACAAAGTCATTATAGCTTCCGGTCAAGAAGGAATGGAAGGTTCACACGCATACAAAATCAACGGAAAGTACTACATCACCACGATTTGGTGGGAAAACGGAAATATAAGAAGACAATACGTTTACCGTGCCGATCAGATTGACGGACCGTATGAAGGTCGTCTTGTATTGAGCGATACTATGGGCTATAAAGAGCATGGCGTGGCGCAAGGCGGGTTAGTGGATACTCCTGACGGCAAGTGGTATGCCATGCTCTTTCAGGATCACGATGCTGTAGGGCGTGTACCTGTGCTGGTGCCGGTGAGATGGGAAGATGGCTGGCCTGTTTATGGCGATGAAGAAGGAAAAGTCCCCATCCAATTTAATAAACCGGGAGACAGCTCTTTTGTGTCGCAGCTGATCGTCAGTGATGAATTTTACCAGGAAGACGCGGTTGACGTGAATACGGGTTCTTTGGGTGCATATGACTATTCCGATGCGAAGGGTTCGGAGTTTGTGGCGAACAGCGGCTTTAATGATCTTATGAATGTCGATGACGTATCCGCTGAGGTAAATGCGCTTAACCGGGCTGAAAGGGACGAAGCGTTGCCGAACGGTTCTGTGCTCGGCCTGACGTGGCAATGGAATCACAACCCCGAAAATACTAAATGGTCTCTTACGGACAGGAAGGGATATCTGCGCCTGTGGACCTGTAATGAGGCTGAGAATATACTGCAGGCCAGAAATGTATTGACTCAACGGACTCAGGGACCATACTGTTCGGGCTGGATTTTAATGGACGTAACCCATATGCTTGACGGTGATTATGCGGGATTGGCGGCTTTTCAGCAGGAATACGGCTTTATTGGGGTGACAAGGCAGGATAACGATTTTTATATAGTAATGGTGGATAAAGGCGTTGAAAAGGCGAGAACAAAACTTATGCAGAGACAGGTGTACCTGAAAGTGGACTTCGATTTTACGGTTGATGAGGCCGCGTTTTTCTACAGTTATAACGGCAGAGACTGGAATATGTTCGGCGGCAAACTGGCGATGCGTTATACCATTCCGCATTTTATGGGTTACCGTTTTGCGATATTCAACTATGCTACAAAACAGACCGGCGGTTATGTGGATGTGGACTTTTTCAGGTTTGCCGACAGACTGACTGGAACAGGTACTTCGGCAGATCTGAAAGCTTATCTGACGGAAAGTGAAATAGAGCTCAGCGGTGACCCAGAAACGGTATGTGAATTTGGAATACTTATAAATGAAGTACCGGGCAATGAAAGCATATACGGTATTCATGCGTCCTTGGTAATTCCGGAAGAACTGGCAGTAATAGGTGTGGACGTCCACGAAAAAAATTTGAACGCGACAAAAGTGGAGCTTGAGCCCAAAGACGGGAGATATGACATGATGATATATAACACCGGCGGTCAGCCCATTAGTTTTATAAACTACGGGCTGGATAAAGAACTTGTGTCCATAAAGTTCAGGCTGAGTAAAAAGATTCCGGAATCATTCAGTAAGGAAATTTTGGTTAAATCCGTTGAGTTTCTGAGAGTGAATAATCAAAAAACCAGTTACGATGTCGACAGTGCGATACTTAAGGTAACTTTTTCAGCTCCGTCAAACGCCGTAGGGAAAGTCCCGCCGAATGGGAACCCTCTGATTTCTCATAAGTTTGGGGCTGACCCGTGCGTATTGGTGTACAAGGATCGCGTTTATGTGTATATGACAAATGATATACTGGAATACGACGAAAAGGGGGAAGTAAAGGATAACACGTACGGAAGGATAAACAAGATATCGGTGATTTCTTCCGACGACCTTATGAACTGGACCGACCACGGCGAAATTCATGTGGCAGGCCCTCAGGGGGCGGCCAAATGGGCAAGCCAGTCGTGGGCACCTGCAATAGCGCATAAAGTAGTTAACGGAAAGGACAAATTCTTCCTGTACTTTTCCAACAATGCCAGCGGTATCGGCGTTCTCACCGGTGACAGTCCTGTCGGCCCATGGGAGGATCCTCTCGGAAGACCGCTAATATCCCGTTCCACTCCCGGTGTTAAGGGTGTGGTATGGCTGTTCGACCCTGCAGTATTAACAGATGATGACGGTAAAGCCTATATATATTTTGGAGGTGGGGTTCCTGATGGACGGGAATCAATGCCTGACACTGCACGCGTAATGCAGCTTGGTGACGATATGATCAGCGTTGTGGGTGAAGCCGTTACAATACCCGTGCCGTTTATGTTTGAAGCTTCGGGAATTAACAAATACAAAGGCGTCTATTATTTTACCTATTGTGCCAATTTCTACAGCGGACCTCGTCCGGAAGGAAGTCCGCAGGCAGGCGTAATTGCATATATGACAAGTTCCGGACCGATGGGGCCGTGGAAATACGGCGGAACAGTTCTTAAGAACCCCGGGCACTTTTTCGGTGTGGGAGGCAATAACCATCACTCGCTTTTCGAATTCAAAGGCAAATGGTATATTGTTTACCATGCACAAACCCTGGCTAAAGCGATGGGAATCCCGAAAGGCTATCGCTCTCCTCATTTAAATCAGGTTTTCTTTAATGACGACGGAACCATTCAGGAGGTTATTGCAAATAATAAAGGAGTACCGCAGGTTAAGTACCTTGATCCCTATACCAGAGTTGAGGCGGAGACGTTTGCATGGAACGCTGGGGTTTCCACAAAAACGATTTCGGAAGGCAATCCTGCTCAAAGAGCACTGACAGATATTGACAACGGAGACTGGATCGGACTGTCGAAGGTCGATTTCGGTAACAAAGGCGCGTCCACTTTTACGGCAATGGTTTCCAATGTCAGCGCCGACAGTATCATTGAGATACATCTCGACAGCGTAGACGGCAAGCTGGTTGGAACCCTTGCCATTCCGGCAGGCGGTGGGAAACCGGAATGGAAGGAATATACAACTGAAGTTTCAGGAGTCCATGGAGTACATAATTTATATCTGGTATTTAAAGGGAAATCGGAGAAAAAACTGTTCGACTTTGATTACTGGTATTTCAGCGAATGA
- a CDS encoding carbohydrate ABC transporter permease has product MFFKSAGKWLWPFVRSVLLAGLSFVILYPIFKKISLAVRAKSDLYSPIVVWIPQNFSLENFGYAIEMMDYWRTLLNTALLCLLTTVLTLVSCGLAGYGFARLKFKGSNLLFAGVILTILVPPTTVFIPVYLNLKDFTLMGLIPLIAGKPVNLMDSFWPFVLTSVTGNSFKSGLFIFIFRQFFRGIPRELEEAAYVDGAGVTRTFTSIMLPNAVPAIVTVSLFSFV; this is encoded by the coding sequence ATGTTTTTTAAGTCAGCGGGAAAATGGTTATGGCCTTTTGTTCGGTCGGTGTTGCTGGCCGGGTTGTCGTTTGTCATTTTGTATCCCATATTTAAAAAGATTTCCCTGGCGGTAAGAGCCAAATCGGACTTGTATTCACCGATTGTTGTATGGATCCCGCAGAATTTCAGTCTCGAGAATTTTGGTTACGCAATTGAGATGATGGATTACTGGAGAACGTTGTTAAATACCGCTTTACTGTGCCTGCTAACGACGGTTTTGACCCTTGTTTCCTGCGGATTGGCAGGATATGGTTTCGCCAGGCTTAAATTTAAAGGAAGCAACCTGCTTTTCGCAGGTGTAATACTTACCATTCTTGTTCCGCCGACAACTGTATTTATCCCTGTTTATCTGAACCTGAAGGATTTTACGTTAATGGGTTTGATCCCTTTGATTGCGGGGAAACCGGTAAACCTTATGGACAGCTTTTGGCCGTTTGTCCTTACTTCAGTTACAGGAAATTCATTTAAAAGCGGGCTGTTTATTTTCATATTCAGGCAGTTTTTCAGGGGTATTCCCCGTGAGCTGGAGGAAGCCGCGTATGTGGACGGCGCAGGTGTTACAAGGACTTTTACAAGCATTATGCTTCCCAATGCGGTTCCGGCTATTGTAACTGTAAGCCTGTTCTCGTTTGTATGA
- a CDS encoding carbohydrate ABC transporter permease codes for MKSGFNKGPITMMIKKKFGSYEGQKSFWGFIYVLPWLIGFVSFFLIPLFTSLRYSLSKVDMKEDGLDIVFVGFKNYIEAFTVHTGFNRTLVESISNMIVNVPLIVVFSLFIAVILNQKFKGRAFARAVFFLPVILASGIIAPGKLKPD; via the coding sequence GTGAAAAGCGGATTTAACAAAGGACCAATAACCATGATGATAAAAAAGAAATTTGGGTCATATGAGGGTCAAAAATCATTTTGGGGATTTATCTACGTTTTGCCGTGGCTTATAGGATTTGTTTCATTTTTCCTGATTCCTCTGTTTACCTCTCTGCGTTACAGTTTAAGCAAAGTGGATATGAAAGAGGACGGATTGGACATTGTATTTGTGGGATTTAAAAATTACATTGAGGCTTTTACTGTACATACCGGCTTCAACCGCACACTGGTAGAATCAATATCCAATATGATTGTTAATGTGCCATTGATTGTAGTCTTTAGTCTGTTTATTGCCGTGATTCTTAACCAAAAATTCAAAGGCAGGGCTTTTGCGAGAGCTGTGTTTTTCCTGCCTGTGATTTTGGCTTCGGGAATTATTGCACCTGGAAAGCTCAAGCCTGATTGA
- a CDS encoding ArsR/SmtB family transcription factor — protein MESIKDTNFESDRCDCNVIHEETVSYVRSRMPSDENLYDLAELFRVFGDTTRIKILCALAESEMCVCDIAALLNMTQSSISHQLRILKQARLVRYRREGKVVYYALDDEHVKQIFDLGLIHLNEK, from the coding sequence ATGGAGAGCATTAAAGATACAAATTTTGAGTCTGACAGGTGTGACTGCAATGTAATCCATGAAGAAACGGTGAGTTATGTAAGGTCAAGGATGCCTTCAGATGAGAATCTGTATGATTTGGCGGAACTTTTCAGGGTTTTTGGTGATACCACCAGAATTAAAATATTATGCGCACTGGCTGAAAGCGAAATGTGTGTTTGCGACATAGCCGCCCTTCTGAACATGACACAGTCGTCCATATCCCACCAGCTTAGGATTTTGAAGCAGGCAAGGCTTGTCAGATACAGGCGTGAAGGGAAAGTGGTTTATTATGCCCTTGACGACGAACATGTAAAGCAGATTTTTGATCTGGGGTTGATACACCTGAATGAAAAGTAA